One part of the Parabacteroides distasonis ATCC 8503 genome encodes these proteins:
- the glsA gene encoding glutaminase A, producing the protein MDKKITIAQIKEVAQQAYDLYKTNTDGKNADYIPYLANINKNLFGISICLLNGQTIEVGDSEYRFGIESVSKVHTAILVLRQYGAKELLEKIGADATGLPFNSIIAILLENDHPSTPLVNAGAITACSMVKPVGDSKQKWDAIVANITDLCGSAPQLIDELYKSESATNFNNRSIAWLLKNYNRIYDDPDMSLDLYTRQCSLGITAKQLSVAAATVANLGLNPVTKKQVFDAELSPKITSMISTVGFYEHTGDWLYTSGIPAKTGVGGGVMGVLPGQFGISAFAPPIDQAGNSVKAQLAIKYVMNKLGLNVFNGHRVTIVD; encoded by the coding sequence ATGGACAAAAAAATAACGATCGCCCAAATAAAGGAAGTAGCTCAACAGGCTTACGATCTTTACAAGACAAATACGGATGGTAAGAATGCCGATTACATTCCTTATCTGGCGAATATCAATAAAAATCTATTCGGAATCAGTATTTGCCTTTTAAACGGACAAACCATCGAGGTGGGAGATTCCGAATATCGTTTCGGTATCGAATCCGTATCGAAAGTACACACCGCTATCTTGGTACTGCGCCAATACGGAGCGAAAGAATTATTGGAGAAAATTGGTGCCGACGCTACCGGATTGCCATTTAACTCCATCATCGCTATCCTATTGGAAAACGACCATCCTTCTACCCCATTGGTAAATGCCGGCGCTATCACGGCTTGTAGTATGGTGAAGCCTGTCGGTGATTCCAAACAGAAGTGGGATGCTATCGTAGCCAATATCACGGATTTATGCGGAAGCGCACCGCAGTTGATCGACGAACTCTACAAATCCGAGTCCGCAACGAACTTCAATAACCGCTCCATCGCTTGGTTGCTAAAGAATTACAATCGCATTTATGACGATCCGGATATGTCTTTGGATCTGTATACCCGTCAATGTTCTTTGGGTATCACGGCTAAGCAACTATCTGTCGCTGCCGCTACGGTCGCAAATTTAGGTCTCAATCCTGTGACAAAGAAACAAGTATTCGATGCAGAATTATCTCCGAAGATCACTTCCATGATCTCTACCGTAGGTTTTTATGAACACACCGGTGATTGGTTGTACACTTCCGGTATTCCCGCAAAAACTGGCGTAGGCGGTGGTGTCATGGGTGTACTTCCCGGACAATTCGGTATTTCCGCATTCGCTCCTCCTATTGACCAAGCTGGTAACTCTGTAAAGGCACAGCTTGCTATTAAGTATGTAATGAATAAACTCGGATTGAACGTGTTCAACGGTCACCGTGTGACGATCGTTGACTAA
- a CDS encoding gliding motility-associated C-terminal domain-containing protein: MLKKELRKILLSLSFVFVVAVSYAQYVVTGGSGSPMKASQSSGDSAERLEVYLVYGMDNVTISYTSSSSSSHQWYRYKTKRLEAEKVASTQNGTTSTIRNVEEGYGYFVEEGAVSRYVWIVDYSKYTLNISNLHVSDNSDPCSGLVLAGTGTIQPIYYYWPNTGTRRELSRQFDVIYNTLEYNSDKKEYTSKQETAVIEGNLFGKSIPAPWCDTEICVKGDYFARHFGKEVTLCIDEYQAAAVDAHIDTLLIEQEAPNMNTTKSGYCAPATVQFSAIANTPTAALFNWKIYRQGEEDNPVVRFTGEEVDYTFNQSGTFIIKLEVSDQSTTCSTEDEVQIDISESYLMIPNAFSPGTTPGINDEFRVAYKSLVKFKAWIFNRWGLQMYYWTDPAQGWDGKKGGKYVQPGVYFYVIEAEGSDGIKYKEKGDINILRPKTIQDENENIQE; this comes from the coding sequence ATGCTAAAGAAGGAATTAAGAAAGATACTGTTATCGCTAAGTTTTGTGTTTGTAGTGGCTGTCTCGTATGCCCAATATGTGGTCACGGGAGGAAGTGGTAGTCCGATGAAAGCATCGCAGAGTTCCGGCGATTCCGCTGAGCGGCTTGAGGTCTACTTGGTGTATGGAATGGATAACGTGACGATTAGTTATACTTCATCCTCTTCTTCTTCGCATCAATGGTACCGTTATAAAACCAAACGATTGGAGGCTGAGAAAGTCGCTTCCACCCAAAATGGAACTACTTCCACCATTCGGAATGTAGAGGAGGGATATGGCTATTTTGTCGAGGAAGGAGCCGTATCTCGTTACGTCTGGATCGTTGATTACAGCAAATACACCTTAAACATATCCAACCTGCATGTCTCTGATAATAGCGATCCATGTAGCGGATTGGTCTTGGCTGGGACAGGTACGATCCAACCTATTTATTATTATTGGCCGAATACGGGAACAAGACGTGAACTGTCTCGCCAATTTGATGTTATTTATAATACATTGGAATACAATTCGGATAAAAAAGAATATACCTCTAAACAAGAGACGGCGGTCATCGAGGGTAATTTGTTCGGTAAATCCATTCCCGCTCCTTGGTGTGATACGGAGATCTGTGTGAAAGGCGATTATTTCGCTCGTCATTTTGGAAAGGAGGTCACGCTTTGTATCGATGAATATCAGGCCGCTGCGGTAGATGCTCATATAGACACGTTGCTGATTGAGCAAGAGGCCCCGAATATGAATACGACGAAGAGCGGTTATTGCGCTCCCGCCACTGTTCAATTCTCGGCTATCGCGAATACGCCGACAGCCGCCCTGTTTAATTGGAAAATCTATCGGCAAGGGGAAGAAGATAATCCGGTTGTTCGTTTTACGGGTGAGGAAGTGGATTATACGTTCAACCAATCCGGGACTTTTATCATCAAGTTGGAAGTAAGCGACCAAAGCACTACTTGCAGCACGGAAGATGAGGTTCAGATTGATATCTCGGAGTCTTATCTGATGATACCGAACGCATTCTCCCCGGGTACCACGCCCGGAATTAATGATGAGTTCCGGGTTGCCTATAAGTCGTTGGTGAAATTTAAGGCATGGATATTTAATCGCTGGGGCCTACAGATGTATTACTGGACAGATCCGGCCCAAGGATGGGATGGTAAGAAAGGTGGTAAATACGTTCAGCCGGGTGTGTATTTTTATGTGATAGAAGCCGAAGGTTCCGATGGTATTAAGTACAAGGAAAAAGGCGATATAAACATTCTTAGACCTAAAACAATTCAAGATGAAAATGAGAATATCCAAGAATAA
- a CDS encoding lytic transglycosylase domain-containing protein, whose translation MKMRISKNNLASFLCGGVVCLTACISMGSNDVEKVIESRPVVSSMTLSPDVPSSVPFCGKLIDITRYDMREAYDRELSSFTYFHSTTMLLIKRANRYFPVIEPILKANGIPDDFKYLAVIESHLDPRVSSPARAVGMWQLLEGTAREYGLTITPTVDERCHVEKATGAACRYLKAAYKKYGDWAAVAASYNGGMGRISGELVKQDADSSFDLWLVEETTRYIYRIMAIKQIFENPSKYGFVLRARDLYKPIPTVDVAVSQDIQNLSAFAKEHGITYADLKRFNPWLRDRKLVTGGKTYKLSIPQEKDMYYKTPNTEVYDSAWVVSEN comes from the coding sequence ATGAAAATGAGAATATCCAAGAATAATTTAGCTAGTTTTTTATGTGGAGGCGTCGTTTGCTTGACCGCATGTATCTCGATGGGTTCGAATGACGTGGAAAAAGTGATAGAGAGCCGTCCGGTTGTCTCATCCATGACCCTGTCGCCGGATGTTCCGTCCTCGGTTCCTTTTTGTGGGAAACTAATCGATATTACCCGCTATGATATGCGGGAAGCCTATGACCGTGAATTGAGTAGCTTTACTTATTTCCATTCTACGACGATGCTTCTGATCAAGCGGGCGAACCGTTATTTCCCGGTGATCGAGCCGATCTTGAAGGCGAACGGCATTCCCGATGATTTCAAATATCTAGCGGTGATAGAAAGCCATTTGGACCCCCGTGTATCCTCTCCGGCTCGTGCTGTCGGGATGTGGCAATTACTGGAGGGCACGGCAAGGGAGTATGGTTTGACAATCACCCCGACGGTCGATGAGCGTTGCCATGTGGAGAAAGCGACCGGGGCGGCTTGCCGCTATTTGAAGGCCGCCTATAAGAAATATGGAGATTGGGCGGCGGTAGCCGCTTCTTATAATGGCGGCATGGGACGTATATCCGGTGAGCTGGTCAAACAAGATGCGGATTCCTCCTTTGATCTCTGGCTGGTGGAGGAGACTACCCGTTATATTTATCGAATCATGGCGATCAAGCAAATTTTCGAGAATCCGTCGAAGTACGGTTTTGTGCTTCGTGCCCGTGACCTGTATAAGCCGATCCCTACCGTAGACGTGGCTGTAAGCCAAGATATACAGAATCTGTCGGCTTTCGCTAAAGAGCATGGGATCACTTATGCGGACTTGAAACGTTTTAATCCTTGGCTCCGTGATCGTAAGTTGGTGACAGGTGGGAAGACCTATAAATTAAGCATTCCTCAAGAAAAGGATATGTATTATAAGACCCCGAATACGGAAGTATACGATTCGGCTTGGGTCGTGTCGGAGAATTGA
- a CDS encoding glutamate decarboxylase has protein sequence MKDSNFRNGDAKTAIFGSEVMLTPSPVDKIPDGPTTPEIAYQMVKDETFAQTQPRLNLATFVTTYMDEYATKLMNEAININYIDETEYPRIAVMNAKCINIMASLWNSPEQEKWKTGALAIGSSEACMLGGVAAWLRWRKKRQAQGKPTDKPNFVISTGFQVVWEKFAQLWQIEMREVPLTLDKTTLDPEEALKMCDENTICIVPIQGVTWTGLNDDVEALDKALDAYNAKTGYDIPIHVDAASGGFILPFLSPETKWDFRLKWVLSISTSGHKFGLVYPGLGWVVWKDKKYLPEEMAFSVNYLGANITQVGLNFSRPAAQILGQYYQFIRLGFEGYKQIQYNSMEITKYIHQEIGKMAPFVNYSNEVVNPLFIWYMKPDYAKNAKWTLYDLQDKLQQSGWMVPAYTLPKKLDNYVVMRVVVRQGFSRDMADMLLGDIKNAVEALEKLEYPTPTRIAQDKNVPVKGKVFTHTAMSNAKK, from the coding sequence ATGAAAGACTCAAATTTCAGAAATGGCGATGCCAAAACAGCGATTTTTGGCTCAGAAGTGATGTTGACACCCTCTCCTGTAGATAAGATTCCAGATGGCCCTACAACCCCGGAGATCGCTTATCAAATGGTTAAAGACGAGACTTTCGCACAAACACAGCCTCGCTTGAACCTAGCTACATTCGTTACTACGTATATGGACGAGTACGCGACAAAATTGATGAACGAGGCTATCAACATCAACTATATTGACGAAACAGAGTATCCGAGAATCGCTGTTATGAACGCCAAATGTATTAATATCATGGCGAGTCTTTGGAATTCTCCCGAGCAAGAAAAATGGAAAACCGGAGCCTTGGCTATCGGTTCTTCAGAGGCTTGTATGCTAGGTGGTGTAGCCGCTTGGTTACGTTGGCGCAAAAAGAGACAAGCACAAGGTAAACCAACTGACAAGCCTAATTTCGTGATCTCTACTGGCTTCCAAGTCGTATGGGAGAAATTCGCCCAGCTATGGCAAATCGAAATGCGTGAAGTTCCCTTGACTTTAGACAAGACGACACTTGATCCGGAAGAAGCACTTAAGATGTGTGACGAGAACACGATTTGTATCGTTCCTATCCAAGGTGTAACATGGACAGGACTGAACGATGACGTAGAAGCCTTGGACAAAGCGCTCGACGCATACAATGCCAAGACCGGTTATGATATACCTATCCACGTAGATGCCGCCAGCGGTGGTTTTATCCTTCCGTTCTTAAGCCCGGAGACAAAATGGGACTTCCGTTTGAAATGGGTTCTTTCTATCAGCACATCCGGACATAAATTCGGATTGGTTTACCCGGGATTGGGTTGGGTTGTTTGGAAAGACAAGAAATATTTGCCGGAAGAAATGGCATTCAGCGTAAACTATCTTGGAGCGAATATCACTCAGGTTGGTTTGAACTTCTCTCGTCCTGCCGCACAAATCCTCGGACAATACTATCAGTTTATCCGTCTCGGATTCGAGGGCTACAAACAAATCCAATATAACAGTATGGAAATCACGAAATACATCCACCAAGAAATCGGTAAGATGGCCCCATTCGTTAATTACAGCAACGAGGTTGTGAATCCATTGTTTATTTGGTACATGAAACCGGATTACGCTAAGAACGCCAAATGGACACTTTACGATTTGCAAGATAAATTGCAACAAAGCGGTTGGATGGTTCCAGCGTATACACTACCGAAGAAGCTGGATAACTACGTGGTTATGCGTGTCGTAGTTCGTCAAGGTTTCAGCCGTGATATGGCCGATATGTTATTAGGTGATATCAAGAACGCTGTAGAGGCATTGGAGAAACTTGAATATCCGACTCCTACTCGCATCGCTCAAGACAAAAACGTTCCGGTTAAGGGTAAGGTATTTACTCACACCGCAATGAGCAACGCTAAGAAATAA
- a CDS encoding PBP1 and LysM peptidoglycan-binding domain-containing protein → MNKISIYALTFFLSLSSVTVYSQKNNKQVIFTNEQGSDIFYHTIERGQTVYAIATMYGVSVEDIYRLNPESKEGIKAGSTLRIPQKDSAIAPSGKADNYTYHTIQPKETLYSLSIKYSVPATDIIAANPGLSTSTFTIGKNIRIPPTRLETLPTTEKKTVQKEMEYTIQKKETMYRICRKFDISSVELLRLNPELKNGVKAGMVIKIPVASEEVITQNIRQPEEREVNALLSTPKDIKKVNRIQVALLLPFMTNETTQSSATSRFVEYYEGLLLAVDSLRNMGTSIELSVYDTGNGTKKVKEILKEDALSNANLIIGAVQNDQIGLIADFAQKHNIKYVIPFTSKNDDVLSNANVYQVNTPHSYLYSKAAQAGCDLFSDYNIILVNIKDKEEKPEFIKAFKTEMQQRDIPFKEVTYKGDTFATDIEAAMVRDKRNVVLPTSASLDAVNKIKAPLRMLSELKEEEKEPYMVNLFGYPEWQTYTRECLEDFYALNTYIYSNFYADNLSPEVHSFYSDYKNWYSKNLINTFPKYGILGFDTGMYFLGAINKYGSNFENNLDKIHYKSIQTGFDFHRVNNWGGFINTNLFIVHYKNDYTVTRSEVR, encoded by the coding sequence ATGAACAAGATTAGTATATACGCATTGACGTTCTTTTTAAGTTTATCGAGCGTAACCGTTTATTCCCAAAAGAATAATAAGCAAGTTATTTTTACTAACGAACAAGGGAGCGATATATTTTATCATACCATCGAACGCGGACAAACCGTATACGCCATAGCGACCATGTATGGCGTAAGCGTAGAGGATATTTATCGGTTGAATCCGGAAAGTAAAGAAGGGATCAAGGCCGGTTCTACGTTAAGAATCCCGCAGAAGGACTCCGCTATCGCACCTTCCGGCAAAGCAGATAACTATACATACCATACGATCCAGCCGAAAGAGACCTTGTACTCTTTATCCATTAAATATTCAGTGCCCGCCACGGATATTATCGCCGCCAATCCGGGTCTCTCCACATCGACCTTTACGATTGGCAAGAATATCCGGATCCCGCCGACACGACTGGAAACCTTGCCTACTACGGAAAAAAAGACCGTACAGAAGGAAATGGAATATACCATACAGAAAAAAGAGACCATGTACCGTATCTGCCGGAAGTTCGATATTTCCAGCGTGGAGCTTTTAAGACTCAACCCCGAGCTGAAAAACGGAGTGAAAGCGGGCATGGTTATCAAGATACCGGTAGCCAGTGAAGAAGTGATCACCCAAAACATAAGACAGCCGGAAGAGCGTGAGGTGAACGCCCTCCTCTCTACTCCTAAAGATATAAAGAAGGTGAACCGTATCCAAGTCGCCTTATTGTTGCCGTTCATGACGAACGAGACAACGCAATCATCCGCAACCTCCCGTTTCGTGGAATATTACGAGGGATTGCTATTGGCGGTCGACAGCTTACGAAATATGGGAACCTCTATCGAGCTATCGGTATATGATACTGGAAACGGTACGAAGAAAGTCAAGGAGATATTGAAAGAAGATGCGTTATCAAACGCTAATTTGATCATTGGTGCCGTACAGAACGACCAAATCGGATTGATCGCAGATTTCGCTCAAAAGCACAATATCAAATACGTGATCCCTTTCACCTCCAAGAATGATGATGTCTTGTCAAACGCGAATGTTTATCAAGTAAACACACCTCATTCCTATTTATACTCCAAGGCGGCACAAGCCGGATGCGATTTATTCTCGGATTACAATATCATACTTGTCAATATAAAGGATAAAGAAGAAAAGCCGGAATTTATCAAAGCCTTCAAGACGGAGATGCAGCAACGCGATATCCCGTTCAAGGAAGTAACTTATAAAGGGGATACTTTCGCCACGGATATAGAGGCAGCCATGGTAAGGGACAAGCGGAATGTGGTATTGCCAACCTCCGCCTCCTTAGATGCGGTGAATAAGATCAAGGCACCGCTCCGTATGCTTTCCGAGTTGAAAGAGGAGGAGAAAGAGCCTTATATGGTCAACCTATTCGGTTATCCGGAATGGCAGACCTATACAAGAGAGTGTCTGGAGGACTTCTACGCATTGAACACCTATATCTATAGTAATTTCTATGCGGACAACTTATCTCCGGAAGTCCATAGCTTTTATTCCGATTATAAAAACTGGTATAGCAAGAATTTAATCAACACATTCCCGAAATATGGAATCCTAGGCTTTGACACGGGTATGTATTTCCTAGGTGCCATCAATAAATATGGCTCGAACTTCGAGAATAATCTAGACAAGATCCATTATAAGAGCATCCAGACCGGATTCGATTTCCATAGAGTGAATAATTGGGGCGGTTTTATCAATACGAACTTGTTTATTGTACATTACAAGAATGATTATACGGTAACCCGCAGTGAGGTAAGATAA